One stretch of Hevea brasiliensis isolate MT/VB/25A 57/8 chromosome 12, ASM3005281v1, whole genome shotgun sequence DNA includes these proteins:
- the LOC110638356 gene encoding B3 domain-containing protein At2g33720-like, with protein sequence MEKQHLKPFGSFSASTPQEANKDQFLPAKPIDKKRNKINKPRIKEINSSADNEIDAIVVSTRPENEVSTELKLFDESWITAFAATREEPVVSKESSHSESKALVQNIAEITSSPEAERKESPMHDVSTILMLSDAWKIKKKLTGSDLGNLCRLFVASLSVRNHILPLLSRETVEQIEKDGAAVPIWDCNTNTEQHMVLKHWRSSKSYVFIKGWMIQFVKRRNLVEGDIIGIHQVQDSIFLCLKELSSSRSRLFFL encoded by the exons ATGGAGAAACAGCACTTGAAGCCCTTTGGTTCTTTCTCTGCTTCCACACCTCAGGAAGCAAATAAAGATCAATTTCTTCCAGCCAAGCCAATTGATAAGAAGCGGAA CAAGATCAACAAGCCAAGAATCAAAGAAATTAATTCTTCTGCTGATAATGAGATCGATGCTATCGTTGTTTCAACTCGACCTGAAAATGAAGTTTCAACTGAGCTAAAACTATTTGATGAATCTTGGATTACTGCGTTTGCTGCAACAAGAGAGGAACCTGTTGTATCCAAAGAATCATCGCATTCAGAATCGAAGGCACTGGTTCAAAATATTGCAGAGATAACATCCAGCCCTGAAGCTGAGAGAAAAGAGAGTCCGATGCATGATGTTTCGACAATACTGATGCTTTCTGATGCATGGAAGATTAAGAAGAAGCTCACTGGTAGTGATCTTGGCAACCTGTGCAGACTTTTTGTGGCATCTTTATCTGTCAGAAATCATATTTTGCCATTATTGAGCCGTGAGACTGTTGAGCAGATTGAAAAAGATGGTGCTGCAGTTCCTATATGGGATTGCAATACTAATACCGAACAACATATGGTTTTGAAGCATTGGCGTTCTTCGAAGAGTTACGTTTTCATCAAAGGCTGGATGATTCAATTTGTGAAGAGAAGGAATTTAGTTGAAGGAGATATTATTGGGATCCATCAAGTTCAAGATTCAATTTTTCTGTGCTTGAAAGAGCTTAGCAGCAGCAGAAGCAGATTATTCTTCTTATAA
- the LOC110638357 gene encoding putative B3 domain-containing protein At1g78640: MANRDLVRRDGKEGMVGCSGDVGETLDSQKQVTVISRMEKQHFKPLVSFSASIAQEAKKDQFLAAEPSDKKRKYQHNSEGEKKSGVSTELTLSCGVPSKINKPRIEEINSSADNEKFLLNSIVVSTRPENEVSTEIKIFDESWFAAFAATREETVMLSDPWKIKKKLTGSDLGNLCRLLVASLSVRNHILPLLRRETLEQIEKDGAAVPIWDCDTNTEQHMVLKHWRSSKSYVFIKGWMIQFVKRRNLVEGDLIGIYWDPSNSRFNFSVLERA; encoded by the exons ATGGCGAATCGGGACTTAGTGAGAAGAGATGGGAAGGAAGGGATGGTGGGTTGTTCGGGTGACGTGGGAGAGACTCTAGATTCGCAG AAACAAGTTACAGTAATTTCAAGAATGGAAAAACAGCACTTCAAGCCCCTTGTTTCTTTCTCTGCTTCCATAGCTCAGGAAGCAAAGAAAGATCAATTTCTTGCAGCCGAGCCATCTGATAAGAAGCGGAAGTACCAGCATAACTCAGAAGGTGAAAAGAAGAGTGGAGTTTCGACTGAGTTAACCCTTTCTTGCGGGGTTCCAAGCAAGATCAACAAGCCAAGAATCGAAGAAATCAATTCTTCTGCTGATAATGAGAAATTCCTTCTCAATTCCATCGTTGTTTCAACTCGACCTGAAAATGAAGTTTCAACTGAGATCAAAATATTTGATGAATCTTGGTTTGCTGCGTTTGCTGCAACAAGAGAGGAAACTGTT ATGCTTTCTGATCCATGGAAGATTAAGAAGAAGCTCACTGGTAGTGATCTTGGTAACCTGTGCAGACTTTTGGTGGCATCTTTATCAGTCAGAAATCATATTTTGCCATTATTGAGAAGAGAAACCCTTGAGCAGATTGAAAAAGATGGTGCTGCAGTTCCTATATGGGATTGCGATACTAATACCGAACAACATATGGTTTTGAAGCATTGGCGTTCTTCGAAGAGTTACGTTTTCATAAAAGGCTGGATGATTCAATTTGTGAAGAGAAGGAATTTAGTTGAAGGAGATCTTATTGGGATTTATTGGGATCCATCAAATTCAAGATTCAATTTTTCTGTGCTTGAAAGAGCTTAG